In Methanonatronarchaeum sp. AMET-Sl, one genomic interval encodes:
- a CDS encoding DpnII family type II restriction endonuclease: MVKFELIGFDSFQEYFDVFFDCLKSTNHTFSYFVDWNKIQRKAEKYEDEIMLLQVLSKKKKDERKQKLHNLIKKHPKITKVIPLIIAVRDYNMKIMDERTLEITSYSFNGPDKSNIMEIVDFCDKTGIIDLFDQIDSLYDYIFGLEVGLDSNARKNRSGKIFEEIIENVLEQELEKAGNYSYKKQTKIKKIDSDKKFDFIIKENGEPIVALETNFYSSTGSKPIEIARSYTDLHKNLKKQNLTLIWITDGDAWKKMKNPLKNSMKELDYILNLELLQNNLINILQKDPEIQTKQQSF, encoded by the coding sequence ATGGTTAAATTTGAGCTTATTGGGTTTGACAGTTTCCAGGAGTACTTTGATGTGTTTTTTGATTGTTTGAAGAGCACTAATCATACTTTCTCTTATTTTGTAGATTGGAATAAAATCCAGCGGAAGGCTGAGAAATATGAAGATGAGATTATGTTGTTACAAGTACTGTCAAAAAAGAAAAAAGACGAACGTAAACAAAAACTACATAACTTGATAAAAAAACATCCTAAAATCACAAAAGTTATTCCATTAATTATAGCAGTCCGAGATTACAACATGAAGATTATGGATGAAAGAACCCTGGAAATAACAAGTTATAGCTTCAACGGACCTGATAAATCTAATATAATGGAGATTGTGGATTTCTGTGACAAAACCGGTATAATCGATTTATTTGATCAGATTGATAGTTTGTATGACTATATTTTTGGTTTAGAGGTTGGCTTAGATTCAAACGCCCGTAAAAACAGAAGTGGAAAAATATTCGAAGAAATAATAGAAAACGTATTAGAACAGGAACTAGAGAAAGCTGGAAACTATTCATACAAAAAACAAACAAAAATCAAAAAAATAGACTCAGATAAAAAATTCGATTTCATAATAAAAGAAAACGGAGAACCAATAGTAGCCCTAGAAACAAACTTCTACTCCAGCACAGGCAGCAAACCAATAGAAATAGCAAGATCCTACACAGACCTACACAAAAACCTAAAAAAACAAAACCTAACCCTAATCTGGATTACCGACGGAGACGCCTGGAAAAAAATGAAAAACCCACTCAAAAACTCAATGAAAGAACTAGACTACATACTAAACCTAGAACTCCTACAAAACAATCTTATCAATATACTACAGAAAGACCCAGAAATCCAAACAAAACAACAGTCATTCTAA
- a CDS encoding DNA adenine methylase — MVVPVLKWAGGKREILDDLLARFPANFYRYHEPFFGGGAVFFELSPKDGAINDTNTRLMNFYRQVRDNPKELIEVVKGFKHPRSDPDPDRDYSDAKNYYYQQRELFNRRPRGEDFDPLVEAGLLLYLNRTCFNGLFRLNSSGEFNVPIGSYKNPDWVREQEVLEASKALQDTRIFNRDFSFVVDVVESGDIVYFDPPYEPVSATANFTDYSADGFDFDDQVRLIDVLQELDEMDVFVVVSNSGVMRDRYEDAGFYVDLKGVSRSINCDASGRGEVDEVIATNVSPGERRGRRQKKLSDI, encoded by the coding sequence ATGGTTGTTCCTGTTTTGAAGTGGGCTGGTGGTAAGAGGGAGATTCTTGATGATTTGTTAGCTAGGTTTCCGGCTAACTTCTATAGGTATCATGAGCCTTTTTTTGGTGGAGGCGCTGTTTTCTTTGAACTATCTCCTAAGGATGGGGCGATTAATGATACTAATACTAGGCTTATGAATTTCTATCGGCAGGTTCGTGATAACCCAAAAGAGTTAATCGAGGTCGTCAAGGGGTTTAAGCATCCTCGGTCTGACCCTGACCCTGACAGAGATTATTCTGATGCTAAGAATTATTATTATCAGCAGAGGGAGCTTTTTAATCGGAGGCCGAGGGGTGAGGATTTTGATCCTTTGGTTGAGGCTGGTTTATTGCTTTATTTGAATAGGACTTGTTTTAATGGTTTGTTCAGGCTTAATAGTAGTGGTGAGTTTAATGTTCCGATTGGGAGTTATAAGAATCCTGATTGGGTGAGGGAACAAGAGGTTTTGGAAGCCAGTAAGGCGTTACAGGATACTAGGATTTTTAATCGTGATTTTAGTTTTGTTGTTGATGTTGTAGAGTCGGGAGATATTGTTTATTTTGATCCTCCGTATGAGCCGGTGAGTGCTACGGCTAATTTTACTGATTATAGTGCGGATGGTTTTGATTTTGATGATCAGGTTCGTTTGATTGATGTTTTGCAGGAGCTTGATGAGATGGATGTGTTTGTGGTTGTTAGTAATAGTGGTGTGATGCGTGATAGGTATGAGGACGCTGGTTTTTATGTTGATTTGAAGGGGGTTAGTCGTAGTATTAATTGTGATGCTTCTGGCCGGGGTGAGGTTGATGAGGTTATTGCTACTAATGTATCTCCTGGTGAGAGGCGGGGTCGTCGTCAGAAGAAGTTATCGGATATTTAA
- a CDS encoding DUF2321 domain-containing protein: MGYYDVAQICLNGHVITERSKGFHQATQEFCSKCGEPTIENCPNCDTKIRGEYVVEGAVFFSEYSVPKFCHGCGEPYPWTKEKIQVAKKYAQMLENLDEEEKQTVEKNIDDIIKDSPRTKIASLQFKKNLDKAKGKAKKELKDIIVEIASETAVKLLKGE, from the coding sequence ATGGGTTATTATGATGTAGCTCAGATCTGTTTAAATGGTCATGTAATTACAGAGAGATCTAAGGGATTTCACCAAGCTACACAGGAGTTTTGTAGTAAGTGTGGAGAACCTACTATTGAAAATTGCCCTAATTGTGATACAAAGATTCGAGGGGAGTATGTGGTTGAAGGAGCGGTATTTTTTTCAGAATATTCGGTGCCAAAATTTTGTCACGGTTGTGGAGAACCTTACCCTTGGACAAAGGAGAAAATACAGGTTGCAAAGAAATATGCGCAGATGTTAGAGAATTTAGATGAAGAAGAGAAACAGACTGTGGAAAAAAATATCGATGACATTATAAAAGACAGTCCTAGAACTAAAATAGCGTCTTTACAATTCAAAAAAAATTTAGATAAAGCTAAAGGAAAAGCAAAAAAAGAACTAAAAGATATAATAGTGGAAATAGCAAGTGAAACAGCCGTTAAACTATTAAAAGGAGAATGA
- a CDS encoding N-6 DNA methylase: protein MDCQNFPKKVFDSFSEIYEEIDESGGEFDFRYSLAKSFLEGVLGWKRKKGEGHFKVEEERKDILAFDDSNPPFPVLIIETKKPSTSLGINEKEQLDSYFRDVGSAKYGVLTNGKRFILFNYDSSKDESNKELEIDLKQIKNSEFEELSEDYKSKLNKLRYLSRNRFIGFEDSEYFRNNVREIDVEYKSGESRGYELFLNSLKLSIGNLTELMEEFFVFYSEIEEYIGDFFDSSYSEWEDWRQFTGSESNPKETFCRETAYIMINRVLFARILEDKKIATTSKLSGERIAHKIEIENEPYLDSFKDSKDVIEKHYPHLSELGIFDWWWVPETQKSRMSYEIKNEINSLYNKLDYELGQLLKKLNRFNFETVNRDILGHVYEDYLPPQKRKELGEFYTPVEIVKYILDSVGYVENKNNLGQKKILDPACGSGTFLVESTDRLINHYLNKFQKGEEKFLQPDEAKKILEKVGENIVGLDINFFATNIAELNLLFRTIDLYEITKKKYKNYQIPRFNIHCTDSLKASRKLREAKKTQSTFEEFAKYNGRAKAFIQDTKEAEKIKENRKFDYVVANPPYVKMQNLSDMKEHYSKIYDTTYKNYDIYVPFIEKGIKWLKDKGDLGYITPNRFLLSEYGEKLRDFLLDYKIYQIIDFKETEVFDASTPYPCILTLKKTKKSSNKIKCARISKKDERITTKLKNYSGSPYHREKTFDVFEYEQSDLDSGFWTLMPEKELEVFNKITNKSQIKVKNFLKNNFVGLQTSADKIYLGRIISEKNELAEFKPKGEKSKSFYIEKKLLKKVLKGKDIDRWIPEWNGLWLIFPYRLEETKMEVIPEEKMEEEYPKALEYFKNYEFKLRNRAGLKKGETFYKYPYRKNLEMFEGKKVLVEVLAQKPSFAADLNGEFYFVGGGNAGGYGMNPKEKHLKHPDSLSFYIGLFNSKIIEFYHKHNSVIFNDKYYSFRKSYTNKIPLIKEENTKKNSEIKTISNEIVSSLNEKNKLKIKVNDFYNNYRTNKMAKNELIDLAIDVSLSDDEYRHQPMRYNKEMKADSQIIHQLVLKRGHKISFGNEVIPKYLLKLLKSRGKRISRSNLLSLKIPSEGKIKEIMEEYRSDKQRIGQLEDKAEKLEEELNEIISKEIYDLSDSDLEVINSFLEVW from the coding sequence ATGGATTGTCAAAATTTCCCTAAGAAAGTTTTTGATTCTTTTTCAGAGATATATGAGGAAATAGATGAATCTGGTGGAGAATTTGATTTTAGATATTCTTTGGCCAAAAGTTTTCTTGAAGGTGTTCTTGGTTGGAAAAGAAAAAAAGGAGAAGGCCATTTCAAAGTTGAAGAAGAAAGAAAAGATATACTAGCATTTGATGACAGTAATCCTCCTTTTCCAGTTTTAATTATAGAAACTAAGAAACCTTCAACTTCCTTAGGAATTAATGAAAAAGAACAACTTGATAGTTATTTTAGAGATGTTGGAAGTGCAAAATATGGTGTTCTAACAAATGGTAAAAGATTTATTTTATTTAATTATGATTCAAGCAAGGATGAATCAAATAAAGAACTAGAAATAGATTTAAAGCAAATAAAGAATTCTGAATTTGAAGAATTATCCGAAGACTATAAAAGTAAATTAAATAAACTACGTTATTTGAGTAGAAATCGATTTATTGGTTTTGAGGACTCAGAATATTTTAGAAATAATGTTAGGGAAATAGATGTTGAGTATAAAAGTGGAGAAAGTAGGGGATATGAATTATTTCTCAATAGCCTTAAGTTGTCTATAGGTAATTTAACCGAATTGATGGAGGAATTTTTTGTCTTTTACTCAGAAATCGAGGAGTATATTGGAGACTTTTTCGATTCCTCATATTCAGAATGGGAAGACTGGAGACAATTCACAGGATCAGAATCTAATCCAAAAGAGACATTTTGTAGAGAAACAGCGTATATAATGATAAACAGAGTTCTTTTTGCTAGAATACTTGAAGACAAAAAAATTGCTACTACCTCTAAATTATCAGGTGAGAGAATAGCTCATAAAATCGAAATTGAGAATGAACCATATCTAGATTCCTTTAAGGATTCAAAGGATGTTATAGAAAAACATTATCCGCATTTATCTGAATTAGGTATTTTTGATTGGTGGTGGGTTCCAGAAACCCAAAAATCAAGAATGTCTTATGAAATAAAGAATGAAATAAATAGTTTATATAATAAATTAGATTATGAATTAGGTCAGTTATTAAAGAAACTGAATCGATTTAATTTTGAAACTGTTAATCGAGATATTCTTGGTCATGTTTACGAAGATTATCTCCCACCACAAAAAAGGAAGGAACTAGGGGAGTTCTATACCCCTGTAGAAATAGTTAAGTATATTCTTGATTCTGTCGGTTATGTAGAGAACAAAAATAATTTAGGACAAAAGAAAATCTTAGATCCTGCTTGTGGGTCAGGTACTTTTTTAGTAGAATCAACAGACCGACTAATAAACCACTATTTAAATAAATTCCAAAAAGGAGAAGAGAAATTCCTCCAACCTGATGAAGCTAAGAAAATCCTTGAAAAAGTTGGAGAAAACATAGTTGGACTTGACATCAATTTTTTCGCTACAAACATAGCTGAACTAAACCTATTATTTAGAACAATAGACTTATATGAAATAACTAAAAAGAAATACAAAAATTACCAAATACCAAGATTCAACATACATTGTACGGATAGTCTAAAAGCATCAAGAAAACTAAGAGAAGCAAAAAAAACACAGTCCACATTTGAAGAATTTGCAAAATACAATGGAAGGGCAAAAGCCTTCATTCAAGATACAAAAGAAGCAGAAAAAATAAAAGAAAACCGAAAATTCGACTATGTTGTGGCTAATCCACCCTATGTAAAAATGCAAAATTTATCTGACATGAAAGAACATTATAGCAAAATATACGATACCACATATAAAAACTATGATATCTATGTCCCATTCATAGAAAAAGGTATAAAATGGCTAAAGGATAAGGGGGATTTAGGGTATATCACTCCTAACAGATTTTTGTTATCCGAATATGGAGAAAAATTAAGGGATTTCCTTTTAGATTACAAAATTTATCAAATTATCGATTTTAAAGAAACAGAGGTTTTTGATGCTTCTACACCATATCCCTGTATTTTAACCCTTAAAAAAACAAAAAAATCTTCAAATAAAATCAAATGTGCAAGAATCTCTAAGAAAGATGAAAGAATAACTACTAAACTCAAAAACTATTCAGGATCCCCATATCATAGAGAAAAAACATTTGATGTTTTTGAGTATGAACAATCTGATTTAGATTCAGGTTTTTGGACTTTAATGCCAGAAAAAGAATTAGAAGTTTTCAATAAAATAACAAACAAATCTCAAATAAAAGTAAAAAATTTTCTTAAAAACAACTTCGTAGGTTTACAAACCAGTGCTGATAAAATATATTTAGGGAGAATAATCTCTGAAAAAAATGAGTTAGCAGAATTTAAACCCAAAGGTGAAAAATCTAAATCTTTTTATATAGAAAAAAAATTACTTAAAAAGGTTTTGAAGGGCAAGGACATCGATAGGTGGATACCTGAGTGGAACGGATTATGGTTAATATTCCCTTACAGACTTGAAGAAACTAAAATGGAAGTTATACCTGAAGAAAAAATGGAAGAAGAATATCCTAAAGCTCTTGAATATTTCAAAAACTACGAATTCAAGTTAAGAAATAGAGCTGGATTGAAAAAAGGTGAAACTTTTTATAAATATCCTTACCGAAAAAATTTAGAAATGTTTGAAGGAAAGAAAGTCTTGGTAGAAGTATTAGCCCAAAAACCATCTTTTGCTGCAGATTTAAATGGAGAATTCTATTTTGTAGGAGGAGGAAACGCTGGCGGCTATGGAATGAACCCTAAAGAAAAACATCTAAAACACCCAGATTCTTTAAGTTTTTATATTGGTCTTTTTAATTCAAAAATAATCGAATTTTATCATAAACATAATAGTGTGATTTTTAATGACAAATATTACTCATTTAGAAAATCTTATACTAATAAAATACCACTAATAAAAGAAGAAAATACTAAAAAAAATTCAGAAATAAAAACAATTTCTAATGAAATTGTTTCAAGTTTAAACGAGAAAAATAAACTTAAAATAAAAGTCAACGATTTTTATAATAATTATAGAACAAATAAAATGGCAAAAAATGAACTAATCGATTTGGCAATCGATGTAAGTTTATCGGATGATGAATATAGGCACCAACCGATGCGTTATAATAAAGAAATGAAAGCTGACAGCCAAATAATTCATCAATTAGTTTTAAAGAGAGGACATAAGATTTCATTTGGTAATGAAGTTATACCAAAATATTTGCTTAAGTTATTGAAGTCTAGAGGAAAAAGAATTTCTAGGTCAAATCTTTTATCACTAAAGATACCTTCCGAAGGAAAAATAAAAGAAATAATGGAGGAGTATAGGTCAGACAAACAGAGAATTGGACAATTGGAAGATAAAGCCGAAAAATTAGAAGAAGAATTAAATGAGATTATTAGTAAAGAAATATATGATTTATCTGATTCAGATTTAGAAGTAATCAATAGTTTTCTAGAAGTTTGGTAA